The following proteins come from a genomic window of bacterium:
- a CDS encoding TlpA family protein disulfide reductase — MRRLLLAAICLLLATGAGAAEKQLPSFTLTDLDGKPVTSASLIGDGPVLLNFWATWCKPCLAEQPKLKTFAEQWAGKGFRVVSISIDDPRTAKQVKPFVHRHGLGFPVYLDANQEAYRKLGGRAVPFNVLVGSDGSLLSATMGYKDQDAETWGTLIEADLAARAKAGEAKPSD, encoded by the coding sequence ACGCCTCCTCCTCGCGGCCATCTGCCTGCTTCTGGCGACAGGAGCCGGCGCGGCCGAGAAGCAGCTGCCGAGCTTCACGCTCACCGACCTCGACGGCAAGCCGGTCACCTCCGCGAGCCTGATCGGGGATGGGCCCGTCCTGCTGAACTTCTGGGCCACCTGGTGCAAGCCCTGCCTGGCCGAGCAGCCGAAGCTGAAGACCTTTGCCGAGCAGTGGGCGGGCAAGGGCTTTCGCGTGGTCTCGATCAGCATCGACGACCCGCGCACGGCCAAGCAGGTGAAACCCTTCGTGCATCGGCACGGGCTCGGCTTCCCCGTCTACCTGGACGCCAACCAGGAGGCCTATCGCAAGCTGGGCGGGCGCGCCGTTCCCTTCAATGTGCTCGTCGGCTCCGACGGCAGCCTGCTCTCGGCCACGATGGGCTACAAGGACCAGGATGCGGAGACCTGGGGCACCCTGATCGAGGCGGACCTGGCGGCGCGGGCGAAGGCGGGGGAGGCGAAGCCGAGTGACTAG